A region of the Curvibacter sp. AEP1-3 genome:
TGCGTGACAACGTTCGCAACCGTACCCGTATTGAAAGGGCTTACCTCAAAGCGATCGGGGAGGCCCGTAGCGCGATTGTCCTGGCCAATGCTTATTTCCTGCCGGGTGCCCGCCTGCGCAGAGCGCTCAAGCACGCGGTGCGCCGTGGTGTTCGCGTACAGGTGGTGGTGCAAGGACAGTACGAATACTTTATGCAGTACCACGCCTCCCGGCCGGTGTTGAGCGAGCTGGTGCTGGCCGGCGTAGAAGTTTACGAGTACACCCCGGGATTTCTGCATGCCAAGGTGGCAGTGGTGGATACCATTTGGGCGACGGTCGGCTCGTCCAATCTGGACCCCTTGAGTCTCTTGTTAGCCCGTGAAGCCAATGTGGTGGTCCATGACGTGGATTTCGCCCAGCAACTGGATACAGCCTTGTGTGCTGTCATTCAAACGTCAACACGCCGGTGGGATCTGGTGGCAGACGCAAAACGACCTTGGCACCAGCGGGTGCGGGACCGTCTGGCTTTCGGATTGATGCGGGTTTTGCTCTTCTTCAGTGGTTCCCGCTATTGATTTGATAGCTGCTCGCGCAGTGTTTATGAGCGCTGATTTCGAAAAACCCTAAAAGCCAATCGCTGGTACCATGACCGGACTTTTATGAAAAAGAAATCTACTATGAGCTCCTCTGACACATTTGAAGGAACGCCGGTTTCCGTCAAAATCCGTGAACGATTGAAGGCTTCCCGCAAGCGCTTTCACGCCAACGACAACATTGCCGAATACATCCAGCCTGGTGAGCTGGAGACCTTGTTGGACGAGGTTGAAGTCCAGATGCGTGGCGTCTTGAACAGCCTGGTCATCGATATCGAAAACGACCACAACACTGACAACACAGCCCGCCGTGTTGCCAAGATGTACCTCAATGAGGTGTTCCGCGGCCGATATGTACCCGCACCCACGATCACCGAGTTTCCTAACGTTGGCCACCTCAATGAGTTGATGATCGTCGGCCCTATTACGGTACGCAGTGCCTGCAGCCACCACTTCTGCCCGGTCATCGGCAAAATATGGATCGGCGTAATGCCCAATGAACACACCAACGTGATAGGTTTGTCCAAATATGCGCGCCTCGCTGAGTGGATCATGGGGCGCCCCCAGATTCAGGAAGAGGCCGTGGTGCAGCTCGCTGACCTGATCCAGGAAAAAACCCAGCCGGACGGCTTGGCTATCGTGATGGAAGCCAGCCACTACTGCATGGCCTGGCGCGGTGTAAAGGACATGGACAGCAAGATGATCAACTCGGTCATGCGCGGCGTGTTCCTGAAAGACCCCAATCTGCGCCGCGAATTTCTCTCTCTCATTCCCCAGAAAGGCTAATGCCATGTTGGTCCGTTTGCTCTACGCCAGTCGCGCTATCGATTCCAATCCTGATGCGATCGAAGCCATTCTGGCCCAGTCCCGTAACTACAACCCTACCTGCGGCATCACCGGCATTCTTTGCTACGGTGGCGGCATTTTCCTGCAGGCGATTGAAGGCGGCCGCATGGCGGTCAGCGAGCTCTATGGCCACATCCAGAAGGATTCGCGCCACAAAGATGTCGTGCTGTTGCACTATGAAGAGATCACTGAGCGCCGCTTCGGTGGCTGGACCATGGGGCAAGTGAATATGTCCAAAATCAACACCAACATCTTGTTGAAATACGCAGAGCGCCCTGAGCTGGACCCGTATTCGGTGTCCGGCAAAGTGTCGTTGGCCTTGCTCGAAGAGCTGATGGCAACCGCGTCCATCATCGGGCGGGCCTGATCTGAGCGCATGACGTTCACAGCCCTGGGGCTGGTGATCTTTGCAGGGCTGATCCACGCTAGTTGGAATATAGCTGCCAAAAAAGCGGGAGGTGACTCCCGCTTTGCGTTTTTCACCGCCATGGTGGTGATGGTCTTCTGGGCGCCTGTCGGCCTGTGGCTGGGCTGGCAACAAGTGCCTCAGTGGGACGCGCTGGCGTGGGCCTTCATCATCGCCAGCGGCATCATTCACGTCGGTTATTACACCGTGCTGTTACGCGGCTATCGCAAGTCAGATCTGACGGTCGTGTACCCCCTTGCGCGTGGTTCAGGGCCCTTGATGTCCTCATTGTTTGCCATTCTCGTGCTGGGCGAGCAGATCTCTGCCCTGGGTCTGACAGGTGTGCTGGCTGTCGTGGGCGGGGTGTTTCTGGTGGCTGGAGGGCCCGCTTTGTTCCGTCCCTCAGATGATCCGGCCCGCATTTCGCGCGTGCGTAAAGGAGTGGTCTACGGCTTGGTAACGGGTGTCTTCATTGCCAGCTACACCGTGGTTGACGGCTATGCGGTCAAGGTGCTGCTACTGTCGCCCATTCTGCTGGACTACATGGGTAATTTTGTACGATTGGTGTTTCTCTTCCCGCCGGTAGTTCGCGACCTGCCCGCTGCCCGGTTGCTCTTGCGTGCGCAATGGAAATACGCTGCGATGGTGGGAATCGTGAGCCCGATTTCATATGTGTTGGTGCTGTATGCCATGCAAACAGCACCCATGAGCCATGTGGCCCCCGCGCGTGAGGTGTCCATGTTGTTTGCGGCACTTCTGGGTGGGCATCTGCTGGGCGAGGGTGATCGGATGGCGCGGCTCGCAGGTGCCGCCTGCATTGCCTTCGGCGTGATCGCTTTGGCGTTAGGGTGAGCCATGGGTTTATTGGTCGGATGTGATTTTTCGAGCAGTCCCACATCGCGTAAAGCGATTGTTTGTGCAAGGGGCTCCCAGGCTCGGGGGCGGTTGGTGCTGGAAGGACTGGACAAGCTACATTCTCTGGACGCCTTCTCGCAATGGCTGCGCAAAGACCCGGCATGGATCGGCGCGTTTGACCTTCCCTTCGGCCTGCCGCGTGAACTCGTTGTTGCGCTGGGCTGGCCTCTCGAATGGGAGGCCTGTATGCGCCATTACGCTGGCCTGTCGCGCGATGAAATCAGGCGCTTGTTTTCTGCTTTCTGTGACGCTCGTCCTGCTGGAGGCAAATTCGCCCACCGGGCTACTGATGCACCCGCACAGTCCAGCCCTTCCATGAAATGGGTAAACCCGCCCGTCGCATTCATGCTGCACGCGGGCGTTCCTCGTCTGCTGGAGGCGGGTGTCTATTTGCCTGGCATGCAGCCCAGGCCCGTTTCTGCGACTGAGGAATCGGTCCGCGTAGGGCTGGAGGCTTACCCCGGCTTAATCGCGCGATCCGTTCTGGGTAATCGCAGCTACAAAAGCGACGACAAAGCCAAGCAGACACCTGACCGTCTCATCGCCCGCAAAGATTTGCTCAATGCCTTGGAAACCGGACAGACCCGTTGGGATGTGCGTTTGAAGCTGAGTCATGCCCAGCGCGATGCGCTGGTCGACGATGCCAGTGGGGACAGTCTCGATGCAGTGTTGTGCTTGTTCTTGGCAGCATGGGCAGAAGTCCAGCACCACCAAGGTCACTTGTTGTACGGCCTTCCACAGGATATGGATCCTTTGGAAGGGTGGATCGTCTCCGCTTAGTTGACCCGCAGGCCGACGGTTTCTTCCACTTTGACCGCCAACTGGGAGATCGCCAACGCCGCAGGGCTGCCGGGCATCGCTTGCAGTAGCAATTGCCGGCGCATGACGGCTTGGCGTACAGCGGGGTCTGCAGGGATATCGCCCATATGCACCAAACGGACGGGTTTGCCGGTGTCGGTGGTGACAAAACGGTCCAGCACCTGTTGCAACTGGGTGGTGATGGCCCGGCCGTCACCCAAGCGGGCTGTTTGATTGATTACCAGGCGGATAGTCTGTCGTTTCTGTTGGCCTACCAGTACTTTGATGGTGGCATAAGCATCGGTTAGCGATGTGGGCTCAGGGGTTGCCACCACAAGTACCTCAGAAGCCAATGAAACAGCGAATAAAACCACGTCGGAAATGCCTGCACCCGTGTCCAGTATCACTACGTCGTAATGCGGTACCAGTCCATTCATGATGCGCAGAAAGTCGCCCCGCACTTCCGGTGTCAGGCGCGAATACTCGACCATGCCGGAGCCCGCCAACAACACCGAGAAGCCGCCCGGCGCCCGGATGATGGCTTCTTCCAATTTGGCTTTGCCGGTGAAAACATCATGCAAAGTGATCTTGGGGTAGAGGTTCAGCACCACATCCAGATTGGCAAGGCCCAAATCTGCATCCAACACCAGAACTCGTTGGCCACGCTTGGCCATGGCCGCCGCCAGGTTGGCGGAGACAAAAGTTTTACCGACTCCGCCCTTGCCGCTGGTCACGGCAATGACTTTACCGATGGGTTTGAGCGGCACTCCGGGGTTGCCTTCGGCGGATTCGGGTGGATTCAGCACGTCAGACATCAAAATACCCTCTGCATGGCACCGGTGGCATGGCTGCCTTGTGCGTCGCTGGAAACGCTCTCAATCCATGCCGGGTCACCCAAGGACAGGTGACCGAACAAGAGATTCTTCTCTTCTGCACTGACATAAATCTCTTGTTGTTGGTCCAGAAAAACACAGTTGCGACCTTCGCTCTTGGCGCGGTAGAGCTGCATGTCAGCCCTTTCGGTCCATAAGGTGGCGGTGGATCGCACCCACTCAGGCGCAAAGGCACCACCGATACTGACAGTGACCTTGATGGACAAGCCGGGTGCGATGGGAATGGACATTGCTTCGATATGCGCACGGATCCGCTCTGCCACAGCAGTGCCGAAACCTGTGTGGCAACTAGGGAGCATCACAGAAAACTCTTCCCCGCCGAAACGGGCGACGGTATCCATGGGACGTACGCATCCGGTCAGAGCTTTGGCAATCGCTTGCAGCACCTGATCGCCAGCCTGGTGTCCGTAGGTGTCATTGACCTTTTTAAAGTGGTCGATATCCAGCATCAGGAGCAGGGCGGGCTCGCCGGAACGGGCGACCACATCGATGGATCGCTCCAATACGCCGCGGAAGTGGCGACGGTTGGCCAGACCCGTGAGGGGGTCTTTCAAGGAGAGTTCGCACAATCCGTCAATCACCGCTTGCAAATACGCCGTGGGCGATTCTTCAGGGGAAGGAAGCGAGACGGTGGCATCGTGTTCCAACAGCGCACGTGCATCATCCAAGCGCAGGCGCTGCAGATCGACGAGAGACGGTGGAAACGGTTTGGCCACGATAGATCAGATGGTGTGTGGAAAGTCTAACAGGAAGCCTGAGTTCGTTGGAGGGGGCTCAGACCGCGAAAGCCTGCAATTAGCAGGTTTGGAAGACGCAATTCGCCGTTTGCTAGTGGGCGCAGACAGGGCACGAGGGATTGCGGGGTAGCCGCATTTCCGTCCACTCCATGCGCAAGCCATCCAAAAGCAGCACTCTGCCGCGCAGAGTGGTGCTGATACCCAGCACCAGCTTCAAAGCTTCGGCAGCCTGCATGGCGCCAATGACGCCCACCAAAGGGGCAAAAACGCCCATGGTCGAGCACTGTGTGGGCGGCGGGGCATCGTCTGGAGGAAAAGCGCAGGCATAGCAGGGGGCATCGTCTGCACGACAGTCATACACAGAGATTTGGCCATCAAACCGTATGGCAGCTCCGGAGACCAAAGGAACACGTGCGAGCACACATGCCTTGTTAACGGCTTGACGTGTCGTAAAGTTATCGCAGCAGTCGAGGACGACATCCAGCGACTCGAGGTTATCCGCCAGCCAAGCAGCGTCAGCATGGCTTTGAACGGCTTGAACCTGCGTGAGCGGGTTGATCGCATTCAGGCTTACTGACGCAGACAGGACCTTGGCTTGCCCTACGCTATGGGTGGTGTGGATGATTTGCCGCTGGAGGTTGGTCAGATCTACGGTGTCAGGGTCGACCAACGTGATCTTGCCGATGCCCGCTGCGGCAAGGTACATGGCGGCGGGTGCGCCCAAGCCACCGGCTCCGATGATCAGTGCGTGGGCGCCGCAAATGCGTTCTTGGCCTTCAATGCCGATTTCGTCCAGCAGAATGTGCCGCGAGTACCGAAGCAGCTCGGTGTCCTGCATGGGGAATCAGTTGTCTTTGACTTCTTCTTTGCGCTCAACTTGCGTTTTGCTCACCAGCACGGGCTTGCCTTTGAGGTGGTTGATCGCCTGGATCAGTTGGAAGTCCTTGTCCGAACCGAATTCAGGCACCTTGCGGTCTGCGGCTGGTTTGCGGGACTCTTCCTCCAGACGCTTCAACGCATCTTCGCGTGCTTTTTCACGGGCGGCGTCTTTCTTCTCTTCGCCCTGACCACTGGACAGGTGCTTCTCGAGGTCCGCTTCGCGCATGCGCAGTGCGGCATATGGGCTGCCTTCCTCGGTTTCGTCCACCATCACGTCAGGCACGATGCCCTTGGCTTGGATGGAGCGCCCGCTCGGTGTGTAGTAGCGCGACGTGGTGATTTTGAGGCCGGTGTCCGGTCCCAAAGGTCGGAATGTTTGTACCGAACCCTTGCCGAATGACTGGCTTCCCATGATGGTGGCGCGTTTGTGATCCTGTAGTGCACCGGCCACGATTTCGCTGGCAGAGGCAGAACCTTCATTGACAAGCACCACCAGTGGCACTTTCTTCAATGCCGCAGGCAAGTTCTTCAGGGCATCTGCACCCGCCAAGCCACGTATATCGGATGGCGTGGCACGCAGCACCTGTTTGCTCTCCGGTGTCTGCCCATTGGTGGAGACTACCGTCACGTTCTCTGGCAGAAATGCGGCCGACATCGCAACAGCAGATGTCAGCAGACCACCCGGATCGTTACGGAGGTCCAGCACCATGCCTTTGATCTTGGGGTCCTGCTTGTAAATCTCGTCCACTTTCTTGGCGAAATCCTCAAAACTGCGTTCCTGGAACTGGCTGACGCGGATCCATGCGTAGCCCGGCTCGATCACTTTTCCTCGAACTGATTGTTGCTTGATTTCTTCCCGCGTGATGGTGACGGGGAACGTCCTGTTTTCATCTTTGCGATAGATGGTCAACAGAACCTTGGTGTTGGGCTCGCCGCGCATGCGCTTGACGGCTTCATTGAGCGTCAGCCCCTTGACCGCGGTGTCGTCAATTTTGGTAATCAGATCGTTGGTTTTGAGGCCAGCACGGAAGGCGGGGGAGCCTTCGATCGGCGAGACGACTTTTACCAATCCGTCTTCCTGCGTGATTTCAATGCCTACGCCCACGAACTTGCCGGAAGTACCTTCGCGGAATTCCTTGAACGACTTCTTATCGAAATACTGGGAATGGGGGTCCAAGCTGGCCACCATGCCGGTGATGGCATCTGTAATCAGCTTTTTCTCATCCACTGGCTCCACATAGTCGCTTTTGACCATGCCGAACACGGTAGCGAGCTGCTGAAGTTCTTCCAAGGGAAGAGGGGCCAAGGAGTTGCGCGCAACCGTTTGCAGCGAGACAGTAGTGAGGGCTCCGGCAACAACGCCCAATGCAACCCAGCCTGTGATTTTCAGTTTGTGACCCATAGTTCTTCCTGTGCCGCGCCAATATACACCTTGGAGTGCACTCGTCCGCCCCGGTTCCCGGGATGCCCTGCAAAAACGCCCGCGATTGCGGGCGTTTTTAACGGGGAGCTCCGGAATCTCAGGCTTTGCCTTGGGAGGCGACTGCAGCAGCAGCCTTGGCGGCTGCTTCGGCATCGCCCAGGTAATAGTGGCGGATCGGCTTCAAGTCAGCATCCAATTCGTACACCAAAGGGATACCGTTAGGGATGTTCACGCCGACGATGTCGTCATCAGAGATGTTGTCTAGGTACTTGATCAGGGCGCGGATAGAGTTTCCGTGTGCCGCCACCACAATGCGTTTGCCTGCCTTGATCGCGGGTGCCATCGATTCATTCCAGAACGGAATCACGCGTTCCACGGTGTCTTTCAGGCATTCGGTCAAGGGTACTTGGTCGGCCGGCAGCTTGGCATAGCGGATGTCGGAGCGTTCGCTGCGGGGATCATCGGCTTCCAGTGCGGGTGGGGGGGTGTCGTAGCTGCGGCGCCAGACCAACACTTGCGCATCGCCGTATTGCTTTGCCATGTCAGCCTTGTTCAGGCCTTGCAGAGCGCCGTAATGGCGTTCGTTCAGGCGCCAGCTGTGCACCACGGGCAACCAGGTGCGGTCCATTTCGTCCAGCGTGTGCCACAGGGTGCGGATCGCGCGCTTGAGCACACTGGTGTAAGCCACGTCAAACTCGTAGCCGTCGGCTTTGAGCAGGCGTCCGGCAGTTTTGGCTTGCTCTACGCCAGTGGGGGTCAGGTCGACGTCGGTCCAACCGGTAAAGCGGTTTTCCAGATTCCAGGTGGATTCGCCGTGGCGTACGAGAACAAGTTTGTACATGGTGCAGGGATCAAGGGTTGAGAAAACCGGCCTCGGGGGCCGGCGGGTCAAGACGCGTCATTCTAAAATGTCGGCTTCGCGTGAAGTAACCAAGAAGGAACAAAGTGAAATTTATTATCGATAACTGGATGTTGATTGCTATCGCGCTGTCATCCGGGGGAATGCTGATGTGGCCGGTATTGCAGGGTGCAACCGCAGTGGGCATTGACTCTGCTGGCGCCATTCAGTTGATCAACCGGGAAAAGGCCAATGTGGTTGACGTGTCAGACGCGACTGAATTCGCAGCCGGGCACATTGTGGGTTCCAAGAATGTTCCCTTGGCTGAGCTGGAAGCCAAGCTTGCGGGCTCTGTCAAGAACAAGACGCTTCCCTTGGTGCTGGTCTGCCAGTCGGGTGCACGTTCCGCCAAGGCGGTGGATATTGCCAAAAAACTGGGTTACGAGCAGGCTCAATCGCTGCAGGGCGGGCTCAAATCCTGGAAAGCCGCTAACCTGCCGGTTGAAAAGGCCTGATTCAGGCCCCAGAACCGAGGAAATTGAATATGCAAGCCGTCAAGATGTACACCACCGCTGTCTGCCCCTATTGCGTGCAGGCCAAGCGCATTCTTAAGTCCAAGGGCGTGGAAACCATTGAAGAGATCCGGGTGGACGCGAATCCCGATGAGCGCATGAAAATGATGGAGATCACCGGCCGGCGCACGGTGCCCCAGATCTTTATCGGCGACACCCATGTCGGCGGTTGCGATGATTTGATGGCGCTGGACAGCCGAGGCGGCTTGCTGCCATTGTTGGGCGCTGCGGCCTGACATAATTCCCCTCAGCGAATTTTGTTTTCGTAGCCCGTCGGTGTTGTGCCGGCGGGCTTCTGTTTATCTAGAGAGACTTTAGCCATGGCTGACCAAGAACCCGTATTCCAAATCCAACGCGTCTATCTGAAAGAGGCTTCGCTGGAGCAACCCAATTCCCCCGCCATCCTGCTCGAGCAGGAACAGCCTTCCGTCGATATCCAGTTGGGTGTGGAAGCTGCTCCCGTTGCAGAAGGCGTGTTTGAAGTGTGCGTGACCGCCACTGTGCAAACCAAAATCAAGGACAAGACCGTGTTTCTGGTCGAAGCCAAGCAAGCCGGCATTTTCGAAATCCGCAACTTGCCGCAAGAGCAACTGGGCCAGATCATGGGTATTGCTTGCCCGCAAATCGTCTACCCCTACCTGCGCGGTAACGTGGCGGACCTGATTCAGCGCGGCGGTTTCCCCCCCGTGCACCTGTCGGAAATCAACTTCCAGGCCATGTACGAGCAGCAGCAAGTTGAAGCTGCCGGTGCAGCTGCCGGCACATTGCCCCAGTAAGCTTTTGCCAGGGGTATTGGCCGTTGGCGCCCGTTGAATAAGCGCGAGCAGCTATGAAAATCATAGTAATCGGCGCCGGCGCCTGGGGTACGGCGCTGGCCATCAGCGCCGCGCGCAACACGCGCAACCGCCACGACGTCACCTTGTGGGCCCGCGATGCAGAAGCGGCGTCCACCATGAATGCTGAGCGGGTCAATGCGCGCTATCTACCCGATTGCAGCTTTCCCGCCGGCCTTACGGTCAGCTCAGCCCCTTTGCGCGATCTCACCCGCCCTGGGGAGGGTGTCGGTGCCGTGGACCTGGTCATCATCGCCACGCCTATGGCAGCCCTGCGTAGTACTTTGCAGCTGGTCGCAGATCTGGAATGCCCGGTTGCATGGCTGTGCAAGGGCTTTGAGGCGCCTGTCGCTGAGGGTATGGGCTTGTTGGGCCATGAGGTGCAACACGCGGTAGCACCCAGATTGCTCGCCGGCGTTTTGAGTGGCCCCAGCTTCGCCCAGGAAGTCGCAGCCGGCATGCCTACGGCACTGGTGGCTGCGAGTGCGCATGAGAGCGTGCGCCGTGCTTTGGTGGATGCTTTCCACAGCGCAGAGTTGCGTGTGTATGCCAATGATGACGTGGTGGGTGTGGAGGTGGGCGGTGCCGTCAAGAACGTGCTCGCGATCGCCACCGGCCTGTGCGACGGTTTGAACCTGGGCCTGAACGCGCGTGCCGCGTTGATCACACGGGGCTTGGCAGAGATCACCCGGCTAGGCATGGCCTTGGGTGCCAAAGCCGAAACCTTCATGGGCCTGAGTGGTTTGGGTGACTTGGTGCTGACGGCGACTGGCGACTTGTCCCGCAATCGCAAAGTCGGCCTTGCGTTGGCCCAAGGCAAAACGCTGGACCAGGCAGTGGCAGAGCTTGGTCATGTGGCAGAGGGCGTCTACAGCGCTCGTACCGTCTGGCAGCGCGCAGCCAGCCTCGGGGTCGCTATGCCGATAACCCAAGGCGTGGTCGATCTTCTGGATGGAAAACTGCAGGCCCACCAGGCGGTCATGGCACTGATGGGCCGGGGGCCCGCAGCCGAGGTCTACTAAACCCCGCTGCGCAAGGCCTTACTGGGCTGCAGCCACTTTGGCGGCGATGTGGGCCATGGCTTCTTCAACCTGGTCCACCAGCACCAAGCACAGCTCGCCGGCCTGTAGTTTGTCCATGGCAGTATCAATCGCCAGGAACTCGCCGAACACTTCGGACTGCTGTTTGGTGCGCTTGGCATTTGCCAAGCCTGCGCGCAGCAGAGCCAACACCTCGCCGTCGTTGCGGCCACGCTGGCACTGGTCTTCAAACATCACCACCTCATCAAAGGCGTCGCCCAGAATTTCGGTTTGCTGGCGGATGTCCTGATCACGCCGGTCGCCGGCGCCGCTGATCACTACTGAGCGGCGGCTTGCAGGCAAGGCTTGTACGGCTTGCACCAACGCCAACATGGCGTCCGGGTTGTGGCCGTAATCAGCAATCACGGTAGCACCGCGGAACTTGAACATATTGAAACGACCAGCTGCGTTGTGGCTGTCGTTCGAAAAGTTGGCCAAGCCCTTGCGGATCACGTCCCAGTCCAATCCTAGGGACCAGGCCGCGGCCACGCTGGCCATGACGTTGTCTACTTGGAAGCCGATGGCTCCGCCCAAGGTGATGGGCACATCTTCCAAGGGAATGGATTGCAGCATGTCGCCTTTGCTGGCGATCAGGTGCTTGCCTTCCACGTAAACCACCGCCTGCCCTTGGGCCCGGTGGGTGGCCATTACCGCGTTGTTTTTGTCGGCGGCAAAGAAGATGACTTCCCCTTTGCACTTGGCCGCCATGGACGCGACGATGGGGTCGGCCGCATTCAACACCGCCGCACCGGTGGACGCCACGTTTTGCACGATCACGCGTTTAAGCACTGCGAGTTCGTTGACCGTGGTGATGTAGTTCAGCCCGAGGTGGTCGCCGCTTCCGACATTGGTGACTACGGCGACATCGCATTTGTCGAAAGCCAAGCCTTCGCGCAAGATGCCGCCCCGTGCAGTTTCCAGCACAGCCGCATCCACATCGGGGTGCAACAGGACACTCTTGGCACTCTTGGGGCCACTGCAGTCGCCGGTGTCAATGCAGTCGCCGTTCACGTATACGCCATCGGTGTTGGTCATGCCGACCTTCAAGCCGTTTTGTGTCAGCAGGTGCGAAATCAGGCGAACGGTGGTTGTTTTGCCATTGGTGCCGGTGACCGCAACGATGGGGATTCGTCCGTCCTGTCCTTTTTTGAACATGCTGCTGATGATGGCTTCGCCCACAGCGCGGCCTTTGCCGAAGGAAGGAGACAAGTGCATGCGCAAACCGGGTGCCGCATTCACTTCCACGATGCCGCCGCCTTGCTCTTCCAGAGGGCGGAGGATGGTGTCGCACACCACGTCCACACCGCAAATGTCCAAGCCCACCATGTGTGCTGCGGCAATGGCGCGAGCGGCCACTTCGGGGTGCACGTCGTCTGTTA
Encoded here:
- the folE gene encoding GTP cyclohydrolase I, which codes for MSSSDTFEGTPVSVKIRERLKASRKRFHANDNIAEYIQPGELETLLDEVEVQMRGVLNSLVIDIENDHNTDNTARRVAKMYLNEVFRGRYVPAPTITEFPNVGHLNELMIVGPITVRSACSHHFCPVIGKIWIGVMPNEHTNVIGLSKYARLAEWIMGRPQIQEEAVVQLADLIQEKTQPDGLAIVMEASHYCMAWRGVKDMDSKMINSVMRGVFLKDPNLRREFLSLIPQKG
- a CDS encoding BLUF domain-containing protein — its product is MLVRLLYASRAIDSNPDAIEAILAQSRNYNPTCGITGILCYGGGIFLQAIEGGRMAVSELYGHIQKDSRHKDVVLLHYEEITERRFGGWTMGQVNMSKINTNILLKYAERPELDPYSVSGKVSLALLEELMATASIIGRA
- a CDS encoding DMT family transporter gives rise to the protein MTFTALGLVIFAGLIHASWNIAAKKAGGDSRFAFFTAMVVMVFWAPVGLWLGWQQVPQWDALAWAFIIASGIIHVGYYTVLLRGYRKSDLTVVYPLARGSGPLMSSLFAILVLGEQISALGLTGVLAVVGGVFLVAGGPALFRPSDDPARISRVRKGVVYGLVTGVFIASYTVVDGYAVKVLLLSPILLDYMGNFVRLVFLFPPVVRDLPAARLLLRAQWKYAAMVGIVSPISYVLVLYAMQTAPMSHVAPAREVSMLFAALLGGHLLGEGDRMARLAGAACIAFGVIALALG
- a CDS encoding DUF429 domain-containing protein, which translates into the protein MGLLVGCDFSSSPTSRKAIVCARGSQARGRLVLEGLDKLHSLDAFSQWLRKDPAWIGAFDLPFGLPRELVVALGWPLEWEACMRHYAGLSRDEIRRLFSAFCDARPAGGKFAHRATDAPAQSSPSMKWVNPPVAFMLHAGVPRLLEAGVYLPGMQPRPVSATEESVRVGLEAYPGLIARSVLGNRSYKSDDKAKQTPDRLIARKDLLNALETGQTRWDVRLKLSHAQRDALVDDASGDSLDAVLCLFLAAWAEVQHHQGHLLYGLPQDMDPLEGWIVSA
- a CDS encoding MinD/ParA family protein translates to MSDVLNPPESAEGNPGVPLKPIGKVIAVTSGKGGVGKTFVSANLAAAMAKRGQRVLVLDADLGLANLDVVLNLYPKITLHDVFTGKAKLEEAIIRAPGGFSVLLAGSGMVEYSRLTPEVRGDFLRIMNGLVPHYDVVILDTGAGISDVVLFAVSLASEVLVVATPEPTSLTDAYATIKVLVGQQKRQTIRLVINQTARLGDGRAITTQLQQVLDRFVTTDTGKPVRLVHMGDIPADPAVRQAVMRRQLLLQAMPGSPAALAISQLAVKVEETVGLRVN
- a CDS encoding GGDEF domain-containing protein codes for the protein MAKPFPPSLVDLQRLRLDDARALLEHDATVSLPSPEESPTAYLQAVIDGLCELSLKDPLTGLANRRHFRGVLERSIDVVARSGEPALLLMLDIDHFKKVNDTYGHQAGDQVLQAIAKALTGCVRPMDTVARFGGEEFSVMLPSCHTGFGTAVAERIRAHIEAMSIPIAPGLSIKVTVSIGGAFAPEWVRSTATLWTERADMQLYRAKSEGRNCVFLDQQQEIYVSAEEKNLLFGHLSLGDPAWIESVSSDAQGSHATGAMQRVF
- a CDS encoding HesA/MoeB/ThiF family protein; this translates as MQDTELLRYSRHILLDEIGIEGQERICGAHALIIGAGGLGAPAAMYLAAAGIGKITLVDPDTVDLTNLQRQIIHTTHSVGQAKVLSASVSLNAINPLTQVQAVQSHADAAWLADNLESLDVVLDCCDNFTTRQAVNKACVLARVPLVSGAAIRFDGQISVYDCRADDAPCYACAFPPDDAPPPTQCSTMGVFAPLVGVIGAMQAAEALKLVLGISTTLRGRVLLLDGLRMEWTEMRLPRNPSCPVCAH
- a CDS encoding S41 family peptidase, which gives rise to MGHKLKITGWVALGVVAGALTTVSLQTVARNSLAPLPLEELQQLATVFGMVKSDYVEPVDEKKLITDAITGMVASLDPHSQYFDKKSFKEFREGTSGKFVGVGIEITQEDGLVKVVSPIEGSPAFRAGLKTNDLITKIDDTAVKGLTLNEAVKRMRGEPNTKVLLTIYRKDENRTFPVTITREEIKQQSVRGKVIEPGYAWIRVSQFQERSFEDFAKKVDEIYKQDPKIKGMVLDLRNDPGGLLTSAVAMSAAFLPENVTVVSTNGQTPESKQVLRATPSDIRGLAGADALKNLPAALKKVPLVVLVNEGSASASEIVAGALQDHKRATIMGSQSFGKGSVQTFRPLGPDTGLKITTSRYYTPSGRSIQAKGIVPDVMVDETEEGSPYAALRMREADLEKHLSSGQGEEKKDAAREKAREDALKRLEEESRKPAADRKVPEFGSDKDFQLIQAINHLKGKPVLVSKTQVERKEEVKDN
- the gpmA gene encoding 2,3-diphosphoglycerate-dependent phosphoglycerate mutase, with product MYKLVLVRHGESTWNLENRFTGWTDVDLTPTGVEQAKTAGRLLKADGYEFDVAYTSVLKRAIRTLWHTLDEMDRTWLPVVHSWRLNERHYGALQGLNKADMAKQYGDAQVLVWRRSYDTPPPALEADDPRSERSDIRYAKLPADQVPLTECLKDTVERVIPFWNESMAPAIKAGKRIVVAAHGNSIRALIKYLDNISDDDIVGVNIPNGIPLVYELDADLKPIRHYYLGDAEAAAKAAAAVASQGKA
- a CDS encoding rhodanese-like domain-containing protein encodes the protein MKFIIDNWMLIAIALSSGGMLMWPVLQGATAVGIDSAGAIQLINREKANVVDVSDATEFAAGHIVGSKNVPLAELEAKLAGSVKNKTLPLVLVCQSGARSAKAVDIAKKLGYEQAQSLQGGLKSWKAANLPVEKA
- the grxC gene encoding glutaredoxin 3, which encodes MQAVKMYTTAVCPYCVQAKRILKSKGVETIEEIRVDANPDERMKMMEITGRRTVPQIFIGDTHVGGCDDLMALDSRGGLLPLLGAAA
- the secB gene encoding protein-export chaperone SecB, which gives rise to MADQEPVFQIQRVYLKEASLEQPNSPAILLEQEQPSVDIQLGVEAAPVAEGVFEVCVTATVQTKIKDKTVFLVEAKQAGIFEIRNLPQEQLGQIMGIACPQIVYPYLRGNVADLIQRGGFPPVHLSEINFQAMYEQQQVEAAGAAAGTLPQ